The proteins below come from a single Lactobacillus johnsonii genomic window:
- a CDS encoding MDR family MFS transporter → MHNKGNIQPDDEIKLHWLLLGELFTWIGASFIWPLTSVYLNKRLHVSLAMIGIVLLFNCLANMLGSFIAGWAYDHFNPYYLIIAGAGLDALVLFGMAANHTWPIYWVWMTLTGLLGGWNGALINSIATSIKSKPGRYVFNTIYFAQNLGVVLGTLIVGYIYDYSVTILFIIAASLFVIVSINAVINYRPIIKFHLERKAQQNKDSKNKATPMPAANLKLTVGFFTTLAVIWLMYMNWESNLSVYMVSLGIPFHLYSLLWTINAGIIVIVQAFLSRFPNTFKNLFHQVVFGVTMFAISFVTLIFAKDYAHFVFSMVTLTLGESTAMPAMPAYVNDLSPIDSKGKYQGLTISTSAVGRAFGPLFGGLVIDKFGYINFFIVAAFGIFMMLAIIVPLHTRLKGKLKIFR, encoded by the coding sequence TTGCATAATAAGGGAAATATTCAACCAGATGATGAGATAAAGTTACATTGGCTTCTTTTAGGTGAGTTATTTACCTGGATTGGAGCCAGTTTTATTTGGCCATTAACTTCAGTTTATTTGAATAAAAGACTCCATGTTTCTTTAGCTATGATTGGAATAGTACTTTTATTTAATTGTTTAGCTAATATGCTTGGTTCATTTATTGCTGGCTGGGCATATGATCATTTCAATCCATACTATTTAATTATCGCCGGCGCTGGTTTAGATGCCTTAGTACTATTTGGGATGGCTGCTAATCATACTTGGCCAATTTATTGGGTTTGGATGACTTTGACCGGTCTCCTGGGCGGCTGGAACGGTGCGTTAATTAATTCAATTGCAACTAGCATCAAGTCTAAGCCCGGTCGATATGTCTTTAATACAATTTATTTTGCACAAAATCTTGGTGTGGTATTAGGGACATTAATTGTAGGTTATATCTATGATTATTCAGTTACAATTTTATTTATAATTGCGGCCAGTCTTTTTGTGATTGTAAGTATAAATGCAGTAATTAATTATCGACCGATTATTAAGTTTCATTTAGAAAGAAAAGCTCAGCAAAATAAAGATAGTAAAAATAAGGCAACTCCGATGCCTGCTGCCAATCTAAAGCTGACTGTTGGCTTTTTCACTACCTTAGCTGTAATTTGGTTAATGTATATGAACTGGGAATCTAACCTTTCAGTTTATATGGTTTCTTTGGGAATACCTTTTCATTTATATAGTTTATTGTGGACAATTAACGCAGGTATTATTGTAATTGTTCAAGCATTTTTAAGTCGTTTCCCTAACACATTTAAGAACTTGTTTCATCAAGTAGTATTTGGGGTTACTATGTTTGCTATTTCTTTTGTAACCTTAATCTTTGCAAAAGACTATGCTCACTTTGTATTTTCAATGGTTACTTTAACGCTTGGTGAATCAACAGCAATGCCGGCGATGCCCGCATATGTAAATGACTTGTCACCTATCGATAGTAAAGGTAAATATCAAGGCTTAACAATTTCAACGTCGGCTGTTGGGAGGGCATTTGGCCCTTTATTTGGAGGCTTAGTTATTGATAAGTTTGGCTATATCAATTTCTTTATTGTTGCCGCATTTGGTATTTTTATGATGTTAGCCATTATTGTTCCCCTTCATACGAGATTAAAAGGAAAGTTGAAAATATTTAGGTAA
- a CDS encoding tagatose 1,6-diphosphate aldolase, with translation MRKISPEVAKHMDNLSNEAGVISALAIDQRGSLKRMLAEAANKPADETTIVDFKEAVSSELTPYASAILTDPEYGLSATKVRDKNCGLLLSYEKTGYDTTEPGRMCDLIADQSALRIKNDGADAVKFLLYYDPDESDEIKDKKKAFVERVGAETKANGLPFFLELLTYDGKIDDAKGEEYAKVKPEKVFKTMEEFSKPQYDVTVLKVEMPFNIKFVEGYNGDNNVVYTQEEAKKLLKKQSDLTDLPYIFLSAGVTSEEFIAEIKMAEEARADFNGVLCGRATWKPAIKPFAAEGEKQGREWLSTEGKKNIENLNDALKGAKSWKDKLEIEE, from the coding sequence ATGAGAAAGATTTCACCTGAAGTTGCAAAACATATGGATAATTTATCTAATGAGGCTGGAGTAATCAGCGCATTAGCAATTGACCAAAGAGGATCATTAAAACGAATGTTAGCTGAGGCAGCAAATAAGCCTGCTGATGAAACAACAATTGTTGATTTTAAGGAAGCTGTTTCTAGTGAGTTGACTCCATATGCTTCTGCCATTTTGACAGATCCGGAATATGGTCTTTCAGCAACTAAGGTTAGAGATAAGAATTGTGGTTTATTATTATCTTATGAAAAGACCGGTTATGACACTACTGAACCAGGTAGAATGTGTGATTTAATTGCTGATCAATCAGCATTAAGAATTAAAAATGATGGTGCCGATGCAGTTAAGTTCTTACTTTACTACGATCCAGACGAAAGTGATGAAATTAAAGATAAAAAGAAGGCTTTTGTTGAAAGAGTAGGAGCCGAGACTAAAGCGAATGGATTGCCATTTTTCCTTGAATTATTAACTTATGATGGGAAAATTGATGATGCTAAAGGTGAAGAGTACGCAAAGGTAAAGCCTGAAAAAGTCTTCAAAACTATGGAAGAATTTTCTAAGCCTCAATATGATGTAACAGTTCTAAAAGTTGAGATGCCATTTAATATCAAGTTTGTAGAAGGCTATAATGGCGACAATAACGTTGTTTACACACAAGAAGAAGCAAAGAAGTTATTGAAGAAACAATCAGATTTAACTGATTTACCATATATCTTTTTATCTGCTGGTGTAACTTCAGAAGAATTTATTGCAGAAATTAAGATGGCTGAAGAAGCTCGTGCTGACTTTAATGGCGTTCTTTGCGGACGTGCAACTTGGAAGCCAGCAATTAAGCCATTTGCGGCCGAAGGAGAAAAGCAAGGTAGAGAATGGCTTTCAACTGAAGGAAAGAAAAATATCGAAAACTTGAATGATGCCCTTAAAGGTGCCAAATCATGGAAAGATAAGTTAGAAATTGAAGAATAA
- a CDS encoding LPXTG cell wall anchor domain-containing protein, whose translation MKGLKYTSLAVAALTATLLASTNNSKVQAATVDKNNTVTVAKSDKEKLQDAVNQAQNSVNNAQASVDSKKSALTDAQAQAKAPNDACDAQQAKVNDSQKNLADKQAIAKQAQDKLDSASAVAKQATSENIQKTQKNIAAQQDAIKAAKQNVSDANADLSTAQSQLATAKQKQADAQNLVNSKEAAKKTADNNVANAETAVKNSGLDEAKQNVQKVQNALNDIKKTNADNESVLSKNQAVLAENNQKIATVNNNLAVANKAVVDAQNNVNAKQKALADAQQALKDLQDQVAQDQASGAAGFFKAIADNKDNSESLREDAQTAYNIITGQPNAYQDITVEWAKEAVKLGQENDSTSLSNIEKALGYYQHWMTYRDKYGLSHPSISLTAVAIAMLSSDFQHYSDEFNHPSLLTSKYGPFYSDEEDISAGEVNPIDNWMSEKDDIDKYIEAHPDAAAYSFESTHPLTQDEWEKDVDFWNDKPVYIGHYTSMIKPDANYVGLAGNEYEIQPMMNNADSMDEIIFNPINGIDFNSYQNLVQSYLKDVKQEDKINTLKANVATANQNLVAAQNAVKSAQNNVQSLQANLAELNNGSTKINKAISDTQAALAKGQENLEFEQKQLDQANQTLADVQAKVGTKAKALEDAKAAQAKAAEAVAQAQNVLSEATAAVKASQAKVDAAQNDVQAKDNNLKSVQAALDSLNQALNNLENAQSNLSAAQTAFNKANDDVTAANKAVKAQQLILDTLKESKSKADAQVTNASEELKKAEAELAAEQSKLEDAKARLDAFNKKETENSHKEASNAENPVTPTNKPDTSHVVKTSDKTDEDSTVKPTDKPDSHSEASTTNSSETTTTATESDVKDTDTVKENAKADLKTNNKSEEKSSTVKIIDNSDSSAVSVVLNGSNTPVKTFGEKTVNGTTYYKVSANRWVKDDKAHVVAVTGNVTTNKLPQTGAKNELIAALSGLAVAGTTLVSYLGINRKKKNN comes from the coding sequence ATGAAGGGATTAAAATATACAAGTTTGGCTGTTGCTGCATTAACAGCTACTCTTTTAGCAAGTACTAATAATAGTAAAGTTCAAGCTGCTACAGTTGATAAAAATAACACTGTTACAGTTGCTAAATCAGATAAAGAAAAATTACAAGATGCTGTTAACCAAGCACAAAACTCGGTTAATAATGCTCAAGCAAGCGTAGATAGTAAAAAGAGTGCATTAACTGACGCACAAGCACAGGCAAAAGCACCAAACGATGCTTGTGATGCTCAACAAGCTAAGGTAAATGATAGCCAAAAGAATCTAGCTGATAAGCAAGCTATTGCAAAGCAAGCACAAGATAAGTTAGATAGTGCAAGTGCAGTAGCAAAGCAAGCAACTTCTGAAAATATTCAAAAGACTCAAAAGAATATTGCTGCACAGCAAGATGCAATTAAAGCTGCTAAGCAAAATGTCAGTGATGCAAATGCAGATTTAAGTACAGCACAAAGTCAATTGGCGACTGCTAAGCAAAAACAAGCTGATGCTCAAAATTTAGTTAACAGTAAAGAAGCTGCAAAGAAAACTGCTGATAATAATGTTGCTAACGCTGAAACTGCTGTTAAGAATAGTGGACTAGATGAAGCAAAACAAAATGTTCAAAAAGTTCAAAACGCATTAAATGATATTAAGAAGACAAATGCGGATAACGAATCAGTTTTGTCTAAGAATCAAGCTGTTTTAGCTGAAAATAATCAAAAGATAGCAACTGTTAATAATAATCTTGCAGTGGCAAACAAGGCTGTAGTAGATGCTCAAAACAATGTTAATGCTAAACAAAAGGCGCTGGCTGATGCACAACAAGCTTTGAAAGACTTACAAGATCAAGTTGCTCAAGATCAAGCAAGCGGAGCAGCTGGTTTCTTTAAGGCAATTGCTGACAATAAAGATAATTCTGAAAGTTTAAGAGAAGATGCTCAAACTGCATATAATATCATCACTGGTCAACCAAATGCTTACCAGGATATTACTGTAGAATGGGCTAAGGAAGCTGTTAAATTAGGTCAAGAAAACGACTCAACTTCATTAAGTAATATAGAAAAGGCTCTTGGATACTATCAACACTGGATGACATATCGCGATAAGTATGGCTTAAGCCATCCATCAATTTCTTTGACAGCTGTGGCTATTGCCATGCTTAGCTCGGACTTTCAACATTACTCTGATGAATTTAATCATCCTAGTTTATTAACTAGTAAGTATGGTCCATTTTATAGCGATGAAGAAGATATATCAGCTGGAGAGGTTAACCCAATTGACAATTGGATGAGTGAAAAAGACGATATTGATAAATATATTGAAGCTCATCCAGATGCAGCTGCTTATAGTTTTGAAAGTACCCATCCTCTAACTCAAGATGAGTGGGAAAAAGATGTTGATTTTTGGAACGATAAACCAGTATATATTGGACACTATACATCCATGATTAAGCCAGATGCTAACTACGTTGGATTGGCTGGAAATGAATATGAAATTCAACCAATGATGAATAATGCAGATAGTATGGATGAGATTATATTTAATCCAATCAATGGAATAGATTTTAATAGTTACCAAAACTTAGTTCAATCCTACTTGAAAGATGTTAAGCAAGAAGATAAGATTAATACCCTTAAAGCTAACGTAGCTACTGCAAATCAAAACCTAGTTGCAGCACAAAATGCAGTTAAATCAGCACAAAATAACGTTCAGAGTCTACAAGCTAACCTAGCAGAATTAAACAATGGTTCTACTAAGATCAATAAGGCAATTTCAGATACACAAGCTGCTCTTGCTAAAGGCCAAGAAAATCTGGAATTCGAACAAAAACAACTAGATCAAGCAAATCAAACCTTAGCAGATGTTCAAGCTAAAGTTGGTACAAAAGCAAAGGCTTTGGAGGATGCTAAAGCTGCCCAAGCTAAGGCAGCAGAAGCTGTAGCTCAAGCACAAAATGTTTTATCTGAAGCTACTGCTGCTGTTAAGGCAAGTCAAGCTAAGGTAGATGCAGCACAAAATGATGTTCAAGCTAAAGATAATAATTTAAAGAGTGTCCAAGCTGCTTTAGATTCATTGAATCAAGCTTTGAACAATTTAGAAAATGCTCAATCAAATCTTTCCGCTGCTCAAACAGCTTTTAATAAGGCTAATGATGACGTAACTGCTGCTAATAAGGCAGTTAAAGCTCAACAATTAATCTTAGATACTTTGAAGGAATCTAAATCTAAAGCTGATGCACAAGTTACAAATGCATCAGAAGAACTTAAGAAGGCAGAAGCAGAATTAGCTGCTGAACAAAGTAAGCTTGAAGATGCTAAGGCAAGGTTAGACGCATTTAATAAGAAAGAAACTGAAAACAGTCATAAAGAAGCTTCTAATGCTGAAAATCCTGTAACCCCAACCAACAAACCTGACACCAGTCATGTTGTAAAAACTTCAGATAAAACTGATGAAGATAGCACTGTAAAGCCAACGGATAAGCCGGATTCACATAGTGAAGCATCAACAACTAATTCATCTGAAACTACTACAACTGCTACTGAGTCAGATGTAAAGGATACTGATACTGTAAAAGAAAATGCTAAGGCAGATCTTAAGACTAACAATAAGTCTGAAGAAAAATCCTCTACTGTTAAGATTATTGATAATAGTGATAGTTCAGCCGTATCTGTTGTCTTAAACGGTTCAAATACTCCAGTTAAGACCTTTGGAGAAAAGACAGTTAACGGTACTACTTACTACAAAGTTAGTGCAAACCGCTGGGTTAAAGATGATAAAGCTCATGTAGTTGCTGTAACTGGTAATGTAACTACTAATAAATTGCCACAAACTGGTGCAAAGAATGAACTAATTGCAGCTCTTTCTGGATTAGCAGTCGCAGGTACTACTTTGGTTAGTTACCTTGGCATTAACCGTAAGAAAAAGAATAATTAA
- a CDS encoding MurR/RpiR family transcriptional regulator gives MQNNDLSNAELHLWETVQKNPQKIAKMSIVKLSQFAHVSTATIVRTMQKMGYSGYTSYRESLKLQDRSNSNFDVLNDADDKIKSVITKNEIEMNNTLHNLSYSNIEDSISMTKQAKVVYIFARGLSESIGQEIMVKLQLTGKYVEFHSDPNIIKTASKRIKEDALVIFISLNGNTPELVEAAQNLSRHDVPTITFTTNPNGQLASLSTLTFMGYMSKTNYFPDYEVRSRLPLQIMTRIFSDAYSVRTGFARQ, from the coding sequence ATGCAAAATAATGATCTTAGTAATGCAGAACTACATTTGTGGGAAACAGTTCAAAAAAATCCACAAAAAATTGCAAAAATGTCAATTGTTAAATTAAGTCAATTTGCTCATGTTTCAACTGCTACAATCGTCAGGACTATGCAAAAAATGGGCTATAGCGGCTATACCTCTTACCGAGAGTCACTAAAATTGCAAGACCGTTCCAATAGTAATTTTGATGTCTTAAATGATGCAGACGATAAAATTAAGAGTGTGATTACCAAAAATGAAATTGAAATGAACAACACTCTCCATAATCTTAGCTACAGTAACATTGAAGATAGTATTTCAATGACCAAACAAGCAAAGGTAGTCTATATTTTTGCACGTGGTCTATCGGAATCAATTGGACAAGAAATTATGGTTAAATTGCAATTAACAGGTAAGTATGTTGAATTTCATTCGGATCCAAATATTATTAAGACGGCCTCCAAAAGAATTAAAGAAGATGCATTAGTTATTTTTATTAGCTTAAATGGTAATACTCCCGAATTAGTTGAAGCTGCACAAAATTTATCACGTCATGATGTTCCTACTATTACCTTTACCACTAATCCTAATGGACAACTTGCTTCGCTTTCGACATTGACTTTTATGGGCTACATGTCAAAAACCAATTATTTTCCTGATTATGAGGTACGCTCTAGATTACCCTTACAAATCATGACTCGTATTTTTTCAGATGCATATTCAGTTAGAACCGGTTTTGCTAGACAATAA